Part of the Cohnella candidum genome, GAGAATCTGTATCCGTTACAGCTTGTCCTTCGGGAGATTTTATTGATCGGTCAAAACGCCGATGCAGACGGCAATGTCGGCATGGAGGGGAAAGTCCTGCTCGCCGAGAGCATCAAATACGCGGTGATCATCATTTCCAGTCTGCCCGTATTGATCATGTATCCTTTTGTGCAGCGGCATTTCGTGAAAGGCGTCATGATCGGCTCAATCAAAGGATAAACGGAGGTTCTACGTAGAAGATGAACGCGAAAATCAAGATTGATTGCGGAAAGCCAAGCGAGCATATCGTCAATCCGTATCTGTTCGGACACTTCGTGGAGGACATACGGGACCACATGGAGGCCATGCTCGCTTTTCCATTGAAGGATATGGATTTCGAAAGCGAATCCGAGACGAAGAAGGCGGTATCCGGAAACTGGAGTCCCTTCACGAACGGCAGAAACACCGAATATGCGCTGGAAGCGCCGGCTCCCAGGCATTCGGGCCGCGCCCAGCGCATTCGCGTGCTCAGCGACGACGAAGCCTATGCGGGAATCGCCCAGAAGGCCGCGCTGAAAGGTCCGATGACCTACAAAGTCAAATTGGTCGCCCGCGCTTCCATCGAGCTGAAATATGTGTTCGTAGAAGCCGTAGACCGACGTTCGGATGAGTCGCTCGGACGGGTCCGGGTCGAGCTGGCGAGCCATAATTGGAAGGAATACGAGGCGGACCTGGCCGTAGCCCGAGCCTGTTCCGCCTCGGAAATCCGGCTATACGTTCCGGCGGAGCATCCGAGATGGATCGACCATGTGTCCACCGGCATGTTATGGATCGACCACCTGTCTCTTTTGCCTGCCGACAATATCGGACTGGTGAAGCGAGAGGTCGTGGAGATGACGCGCGATCTGAACGCGGGCATGATGAGGCTCGCAGGCAACTATATCAGCGCCTATCACTGGGAGCACGGCGTCGGACCCGCGCTGGAGAGGCCGGTGATGTACAACGAGGCGTGGGGAGGATGGACCAGCAAATATTTCGGCACCGACGAGTTCATCCGATTTTGCAGGGAACTGCAGGTAGAGCCCCTCATCTGCGTGAACGACGGATCCGGCACGCCCGAAGAAGCGGCGCAATGGGTCGAATATTGCAATGGCGGCATCGATACGCCGATGGGCGCGCGGCGGGCTGCGAACGGCCATCCCGAACCGTACGACGTCCGCTATTGGGAAATCGGCAACGAAGTGTGGGGGCAGTGGCAAGTCGGCACTTGCTCCGCGAACCGTTTTGCCGAACGGTGCGCATCGTTCGCGAAAGCCATGAAGGCGGCCGATCCTTCACTCGTACTGTTAGCTTGCGGGCATACCGATCAAGAATGGAACGAGACGGTACTCGACCTCGCAGGCGAACATTTCGACTATTTGACCCTGCATCTGTATCACGGCTACGGCCGGTTCGGAATGAACCGGGATACGCCGCCGGAGGAACGTTATAAGGCGATGGCGGCGTACTCCGAGTGGACGCGCCGCGACCTTCATGAAACGAAGGCGCGAATTCTCGCGAACCCGAAGCACGCGCATGTCAAGATCGCCATTACCGAATACAACACCATGTACTATCCGAATACGATTCGCAAAGGGCTGCCGGAGGA contains:
- a CDS encoding alpha-L-arabinofuranosidase C-terminal domain-containing protein → MNAKIKIDCGKPSEHIVNPYLFGHFVEDIRDHMEAMLAFPLKDMDFESESETKKAVSGNWSPFTNGRNTEYALEAPAPRHSGRAQRIRVLSDDEAYAGIAQKAALKGPMTYKVKLVARASIELKYVFVEAVDRRSDESLGRVRVELASHNWKEYEADLAVARACSASEIRLYVPAEHPRWIDHVSTGMLWIDHLSLLPADNIGLVKREVVEMTRDLNAGMMRLAGNYISAYHWEHGVGPALERPVMYNEAWGGWTSKYFGTDEFIRFCRELQVEPLICVNDGSGTPEEAAQWVEYCNGGIDTPMGARRAANGHPEPYDVRYWEIGNEVWGQWQVGTCSANRFAERCASFAKAMKAADPSLVLLACGHTDQEWNETVLDLAGEHFDYLTLHLYHGYGRFGMNRDTPPEERYKAMAAYSEWTRRDLHETKARILANPKHAHVKIAITEYNTMYYPNTIRKGLPEEHTLGAAAANAANLNEMLRCSDMVQIGSFSDLVNGWLGGCIRVGDYYADQYRGKEPGWSGFPLTVYGTPTYEVMKLYANRDIRRMLPVETVCGSFSIQANKPTPIQLDALPDLDVAACANEDGSVVTVFIVNRSLQEVNTELNLDAFQATGETILHEITGNSADDINSVFEPNLIGCTSRIVPAADWQRGYALRPSSIYALEIKAQA